One genomic segment of Hordeum vulgare subsp. vulgare chromosome 2H, MorexV3_pseudomolecules_assembly, whole genome shotgun sequence includes these proteins:
- the LOC123431295 gene encoding cysteine proteinase inhibitor 8-like, with amino-acid sequence MRTSSFLVIIVVVFLYAISSPATGCGERIGNQLWSTTIDNGWEPIGNINEKHIQELGSWAVLEFIKHVNCVLKFNKVVSGRQQLVSGMNYELIINASDFDGKDGKYKAEVYEQKWTSKRELLSFTKVN; translated from the coding sequence ATGAGGACATCTAGCtttctcgtcatcatcgttgttgtgttCCTCTACGCCATCAGCTCACCCGCTACAGGCTGTGGGGAACGGATAGGCAACCAGTTGTGGAGCACAACAATAGATAATGGATGGGAACCAATTGGAAACATCAATGAAAAACACATCCAAGAGCTCGGCAGTTGGGCAGTGTTGGAGTTCATTAAGCATGTCAACTGTGTGCTTAAGTTCAACAAGGTGGTGAGTGGCAGACAACAACTTGTGTCTGGAATGAACTACGAACTCATCATCAACGCATCAGATTTTGACGGGAAAGACGGTAAGTACAAGGCAGAGGTGTACGAGCAGAAGTGGACTAGCAAACGCGAGCTCCTCTCATTCACCAAGGTGAACTAG
- the LOC123431296 gene encoding cysteine proteinase inhibitor 8-like, translated as MRTSSFLVIIVVVFLYAISSPATGCGERIGNQLWSTTIDKGWEPIGNINDKHIQELGSWAVLEFIKHVNCVLKFNKVVSGRQQLVSGMNYELIINASDFGGKDGKYKAEVYEQKWTSKRELLSFTKVN; from the coding sequence ATGAGGACATCTAGCtttctcgtcatcatcgtcgttgtgttCCTCTACGCCATCAGCTCACCCGCTACAGGTTGTGGGGAACGGATAGGCAACCAGTTGTGGAGCACAACAATAGATAAAGGATGGGAACCAATTGGAAACATCAATGACAAACACATCCAAGAGCTCGGCAGTTGGGCGGTGTTGGAGTTCATTAAGCATGTCAACTGTGTGCTTAAGTTCAACAAGGTGGTGAGTGGCAGACAACAACTTGTGTCTGGAATGAACTACGAACTCATCATCAACGCATCAGATTTTGGCGGGAAAGACGGCAAGTACAAGGCAGAGGTGTATGAGCAGAAGTGGACTAGCAAACGCGAGCTCCTCTCATTCACCAAGGTGAACTAG